A region from the Triticum urartu cultivar G1812 chromosome 1, Tu2.1, whole genome shotgun sequence genome encodes:
- the LOC125535264 gene encoding probable L-gulonolactone oxidase 4 — MSQGEQAQTRAIAMKSLAAVLLVGSLLQLAGCSPPPDPVTCTDGTSNCTVTNTYGSFTDRTICHAANVVYPSTEQELVAAVAAAASAKRKMKVATKHSHSGPKLACPGGSEGTIISTTRLNRTVSIDAERQLITVESGMVLRDLIQAAAAAGLSLPHSPYWYGLTIGGLLATGAHGSGLWGKGGAVHEYVVGLRIVTPAPACDGFAMVRELGADHPDLDAAKVSLGVLGVVSQVTLALQPLFKRSVTFVERNESDFTARVAEWGRLHEFADMIWQPQHNKVIYRQDDRVDVSTPGNGLGELFLFRSVPTALLVGGRAIEEQLQENGTDIARCAAEQEGFTRQLPAFGFTNDGVSFTGYPIVGYQHRIQASGSCIDGPEDALLSSCAWDPRIRGSFLYNSGFSVALSKAPAFIADMLQLRDLNPDAFCAALDGRVGLVLRYVKASSAYLGKHEDSIDVDILFYRSRTDGMPHAHADVVDEIEQMALGKYGGLPHWGKNHNFAFDGAIARYPKADKFFKVKSSYDTDGLFSSEWTDQVLGINGSPNIIENRCAIEGLCICSDDSHCAPEQGYFCRLGKVYKKARVCSSEEDY, encoded by the coding sequence ATGTCGCAAGGAGAGCAAGCACAAACACGAGCAATAGCAATGAAGAGCTTGGCTGCTGTTCTCCTCGTAGGGAGCCTGCTCCAGCTCGCCGGCTGCAGCCCTCCACCGGACCCGGTGACCTGCACGGATGGCACGTCCAACTGCACGGTCACCAACACGTACGGCTCCTTCACGGACCGCACCATCTGCCACGCGGCCAACGTCGTCTACCCGAGCACCGAGCAGGAGCTGGTCGCGGCCGTGGCGGCCGCCGCGTCGGCCAAACGCAAGATGAAGGTGGCCACCAAGCACTCGCACAGCGGCCCCAAGCTGGCGTGCCCCGGCGGCAGCGAGGGCACGATCATAAGCACCACACGGCTGAACCGGACGGTTTCCATCGACGCCGAGAGGCAGCTCATCACGGTGGAGAGCGGCATGGTCCTCCGGGACCTGATCCAGGCCGCCGCCGCAGCAGGGCTGTCCTTGCCGCACTCGCCGTACTGGTACGGCCTGACCATCGGCGGGCTCCTCGCGACGGGCGCGCACGGGAGCGGGCTGTGGGGCAAGGGAGGCGCCGTGCACGAGTACGTGGTCGGTCTGAGGATCGTGACGCCGGCGCCGGCGTGCGATGGTTTCGCCATGGTGAGGGAGCTAGGCGCCGATCACCCGGACCTGGACGCCGCCAAGGTCTCCCTTGGGGTCCTCGGCGTCGTCTCCCAGGTGACTCTGGCCCTGCAGCCGCTGTTCAAGCGGTCGGTGACGTTCGTGGAGCGCAACGAGTCGGACTTCACGGCGCGGGTGGCCGAGTGGGGCCGTCTCCACGAGTTCGCCGACATGATATGGCAGCCGCAGCACAACAAGGTCATCTATCGCCAGGACGACCGCGTCGACGTCTCGACGCCGGGCAATGGCCTCGGCGAGTTGTTCCTTTTCCGCTCCGTCCCCACCGCCCTGCTCGTGGGCGGAAGAGCCATAGAGGAGCAACTGCAGGAGAACGGCACCGATATCGCCCGGTGCGCGGCCGAGCAAGAGGGGTTCACGAGACAGCTGCCGGCCTTCGGCTTCACGAACGATGGAGTCTCCTTCACGGGGTACCCGATTGTGGGGTACCAACACCGCATCCAGGCGTCTGGCTCATGCATCGACGGCCCAGAGGATGCCCTCCTCTCCTCCTGCGCCTGGGACCCGCGCATCCGGGGATCTTTCCTGTACAACTCCGGCTTTAGCGTCGCACTCTCCAAGGCGCCGGCGTTCATAGCTGACATGCTACAGCTCCGGGACCTCAACCCGGACGCATTCTGTGCCGCCCTCGACGGTAGGGTGGGCTTGGTCCTCCGCTACGTCAAGGCATCCTCCGCGTACCTCGGCAAGCACGAGGACTCTATCGATGTCGACATCCTCTTCTACCGGAGCCGCACCGACGGCATGCCGCACGCCCATGCCGATGTGGTGGACGAGATCGAACAGATGGCGTTGGGTAAGTATGGCGGTCTGCCACACTGGGGCAAGAACCACAACTTCGCCTTCGACGGTGCCATCGCAAGGTACCCCAAAGCTGATAAGTTCTTTAAGGTAAAGAGCAGTTACGACACCGACGGGCTCTTCTCCAGTGAGTGGACCGACCAGGTGCTTGGTATCAACGGAAGTCCCAACATCATCGAGAATCGTTGTGCCATTGAAGGACTCTGCATCTGCTCCGACGACTCACACTGCGCACCGGAGCAGGGCTACTTCTGCCGGCTAGGGAAGGTTTACAAGAAGGCTAGAGTTTGCTCCTCCGAGGAGGATTATTAG